A stretch of the Alnus glutinosa chromosome 6, dhAlnGlut1.1, whole genome shotgun sequence genome encodes the following:
- the LOC133870892 gene encoding uncharacterized protein LOC133870892 isoform X1 produces the protein MALRPFYERGFQPNVSNMDDIQLNTSWEDVTCPICLDFPHNGVLLQCSSYENGCRPFVCDTDHLHSNCLDRFKSAYGMSSASTSDVTPVENTEPVVSKGNDRPNCPLCRGEVTGWVVVDKARLYLDEKKRCCEEERCTFRGTYLELQKHAQLVHPHARPSKIDPARQLDWENFQQSSEIIDVLSTIHSEVPRGVVLGDYVIEYGDDETGDEFEDFPGDEGNWWTSCILYQVFDNLRNSRNRRRSRVSDTRRGNRRTSYDTSISDEGSVASVEYSDYRVDETDDEFVSTNIPSRGSSSHRSAWLEAKRKTERRIHWKWKAFYACCL, from the exons ATGGCCTTAAGACCTTTTTATGAAAGAGGATTTCAACCCAATGTATCCAATATGGACGATATCCAATTAAATACCAGTTGGGAAGATGTGACTTGCCCTATATGCTTGGACTTTCCTCACAATGGTGTACTCCTCCAATGCTCATCTTATGAGAATGGATGTCGTCCTTTTGTTTGTGATACAGATCATTTGCACTCAAATTGCTTGGACCGTTTCAAAAGTGCTTACGGTATGTCATCAGCTTCAACATCTGATGTGACACCTGTGGAAAACACTGAGCCAGTAGTATCCAAAGGCAACGATAGACCAAACTGTCCCCTGTGTAGAGGAGAGGTTACTGGATGGGTTGTTGTTGATAAGGCCCGTCTATATCTGGATGAAAAGAAGCGTTGTTGTGAGGAGGAACGATGTACATTTAGGGGAACATACTTAGAACTACAAAAACATGCTCAACTGGTACACCCTCATGCTCGTCCATCAAAGATTGATCCTGCTCGGCAGCTTGATTGGGAGAATTTCCAGCAGTCCTCTGAGATCATAGATGTTTTGAGCACTATCCATTCAGAAGTCCCACGTGGGGTGGTTTTGGGAGACTATGTAATTGAATATGGGGATGATGAAACTGGAGATGAGTTTGAGGACTTTCCTGGGGATGAAGGGAACTGGTGGACCTCTTGTATCTTGTATCAGGTGTTTGATAACTTAAGGAATTCTAGAAACAGAAGAAGGTCAAGAGTTAGTGATACAAGAAGGGGAAATCGCCGTACAAGTTATGATACTTCCATTTCTGATGAGGGTTCCGTAGCATCTGTAGAATATTCTGACTATAGGGTAGATGAGACTGAtgatgagtttgtgagtacaaATATCCCCTCAAGGGGCAGCTCCAGTCATCGCAG TGCTTGGTTAGAAGCGAAGCGAAAAACAGAGAGACGGATCCACTGGAAGTGGAAAGCCTTCTATGCTTGCTGCTTATAA
- the LOC133870892 gene encoding uncharacterized protein LOC133870892 isoform X2, whose product MALRPFYERGFQPNVSNMDDIQLNTSWEDVTCPICLDFPHNGVLLQCSSYENGCRPFVCDTDHLHSNCLDRFKSAYGMSSASTSDVTPVENTEPVVSKGNDRPNCPLCRGEVTGWVVVDKARLYLDEKKRCCEEERCTFRGTYLELQKHAQLVHPHARPSKIDPARQLDWENFQQSSEIIDVLSTIHSEVPRGVVLGDYVIEYGDDETGDEFEDFPGDEGNWWTSCILYQVFDNLRNSRNRRRSRVSDTRRGNRRTSYDTSISDEGSVASVEYSDYRVDETDDEFVSTNIPSRGSSSHRSSRRRRSRFYDS is encoded by the exons ATGGCCTTAAGACCTTTTTATGAAAGAGGATTTCAACCCAATGTATCCAATATGGACGATATCCAATTAAATACCAGTTGGGAAGATGTGACTTGCCCTATATGCTTGGACTTTCCTCACAATGGTGTACTCCTCCAATGCTCATCTTATGAGAATGGATGTCGTCCTTTTGTTTGTGATACAGATCATTTGCACTCAAATTGCTTGGACCGTTTCAAAAGTGCTTACGGTATGTCATCAGCTTCAACATCTGATGTGACACCTGTGGAAAACACTGAGCCAGTAGTATCCAAAGGCAACGATAGACCAAACTGTCCCCTGTGTAGAGGAGAGGTTACTGGATGGGTTGTTGTTGATAAGGCCCGTCTATATCTGGATGAAAAGAAGCGTTGTTGTGAGGAGGAACGATGTACATTTAGGGGAACATACTTAGAACTACAAAAACATGCTCAACTGGTACACCCTCATGCTCGTCCATCAAAGATTGATCCTGCTCGGCAGCTTGATTGGGAGAATTTCCAGCAGTCCTCTGAGATCATAGATGTTTTGAGCACTATCCATTCAGAAGTCCCACGTGGGGTGGTTTTGGGAGACTATGTAATTGAATATGGGGATGATGAAACTGGAGATGAGTTTGAGGACTTTCCTGGGGATGAAGGGAACTGGTGGACCTCTTGTATCTTGTATCAGGTGTTTGATAACTTAAGGAATTCTAGAAACAGAAGAAGGTCAAGAGTTAGTGATACAAGAAGGGGAAATCGCCGTACAAGTTATGATACTTCCATTTCTGATGAGGGTTCCGTAGCATCTGTAGAATATTCTGACTATAGGGTAGATGAGACTGAtgatgagtttgtgagtacaaATATCCCCTCAAGGGGCAGCTCCAGTCATCGCAG TTCTCGAAGACGCCGTTCCCGCTTTTACGACAGTTAG
- the LOC133870892 gene encoding uncharacterized protein LOC133870892 isoform X3: protein MSSASTSDVTPVENTEPVVSKGNDRPNCPLCRGEVTGWVVVDKARLYLDEKKRCCEEERCTFRGTYLELQKHAQLVHPHARPSKIDPARQLDWENFQQSSEIIDVLSTIHSEVPRGVVLGDYVIEYGDDETGDEFEDFPGDEGNWWTSCILYQVFDNLRNSRNRRRSRVSDTRRGNRRTSYDTSISDEGSVASVEYSDYRVDETDDEFVSTNIPSRGSSSHRSAWLEAKRKTERRIHWKWKAFYACCL from the exons ATGTCATCAGCTTCAACATCTGATGTGACACCTGTGGAAAACACTGAGCCAGTAGTATCCAAAGGCAACGATAGACCAAACTGTCCCCTGTGTAGAGGAGAGGTTACTGGATGGGTTGTTGTTGATAAGGCCCGTCTATATCTGGATGAAAAGAAGCGTTGTTGTGAGGAGGAACGATGTACATTTAGGGGAACATACTTAGAACTACAAAAACATGCTCAACTGGTACACCCTCATGCTCGTCCATCAAAGATTGATCCTGCTCGGCAGCTTGATTGGGAGAATTTCCAGCAGTCCTCTGAGATCATAGATGTTTTGAGCACTATCCATTCAGAAGTCCCACGTGGGGTGGTTTTGGGAGACTATGTAATTGAATATGGGGATGATGAAACTGGAGATGAGTTTGAGGACTTTCCTGGGGATGAAGGGAACTGGTGGACCTCTTGTATCTTGTATCAGGTGTTTGATAACTTAAGGAATTCTAGAAACAGAAGAAGGTCAAGAGTTAGTGATACAAGAAGGGGAAATCGCCGTACAAGTTATGATACTTCCATTTCTGATGAGGGTTCCGTAGCATCTGTAGAATATTCTGACTATAGGGTAGATGAGACTGAtgatgagtttgtgagtacaaATATCCCCTCAAGGGGCAGCTCCAGTCATCGCAG TGCTTGGTTAGAAGCGAAGCGAAAAACAGAGAGACGGATCCACTGGAAGTGGAAAGCCTTCTATGCTTGCTGCTTATAA